One genomic region from Bos javanicus breed banteng chromosome 14, ARS-OSU_banteng_1.0, whole genome shotgun sequence encodes:
- the GPR20 gene encoding G-protein coupled receptor 20: MLAIARARPGRGTTTEMLGCWVGSRARWGPASGQGSNNPRVTRSPSFQSGGALATVMPSTSPAGPSAGAAPNATAAAAAAWTNVSLPEMPLFHRFAQLDEQLHASFPGLWLALMAAHGVIFLAGMVLNGLALYVFGCRTRAKTPSVVYTINLVVTDLLVGLSLPTRFAVFYGARGCLRCALPHVFGYFLNMHCSILFLSCICVDRYLAIVRPGSSRRWRQPACARAVCAFVWLAAGAVTLSVLGVTTAGGPCCRIFALTVLEFLLPLLVISVFTGRIVCALSRPGLLHQGRQRRVRAMQLLLTVLVIFLVCFTPFHARQVAVALWPGMPHHASLVAYHVAVTLSSLNSCMDPIVYCFVTSSFQATVRGLCGRHGAECEPNSCDVVSVHKSSKGSAHHHILRARAQAVTQALPNGPDA, translated from the coding sequence ATGCTGGCAattgccagggccaggccaggcagaGGTACCACGACAGAAATGTTGGGGTGCTGGGTGGGCAGCCGAGCCAGGTGGGGTCCAGCCTCCGGGCAGGGCTCCAATAACCCCAGGGTAACCCGATCTCCTTCCTTCCAGTCCGGGGGAGCACTGGCCACCGTCATGCCCTCCACATCTCCCGCGGGGCCCTCGGCCGGGGCAGCCCCCAATGCCacagcggcggcagcggcggcgtgGACCAATGTCAGCCTGCCGGAGATGCCCCTGTTCCACCGGTTTGCCCAGCTGGACGAGCAGCTGCACGCCAGCTTCCCGGGCCTGTGGCTGGCGCTGATGGCAGCGCACGGCGTCATCTTCCTGGCAGGGATGGTGCTCAACGGGCTGGCGCTCTATGTCTTCGGCTGCCGCACCCGGGCCAAGACGCCGTCGGTCGTCTATACCATCAACCTGGTGGTGACCGACCTGCTGGTGGGCCTGTCCCTGCCCACGCGCTTCGCCGTCTTCTACGGCGCCCGCGGCTGCCTGCGCTGCGCCCTGCCGCACGTCTTCGGCTACTTCCTCAACATGCACTGCTCCATCCTCTTCCTCAGCTGCATCTGCGTGGATCGCTACCTGGCCATCGTGCGGCCCGGCAGCTCCCGCCGCTGGCGCCAGCCGGCCTGCGCCAGGGCCGTGTGTGCCTTCGTGTGGCTGGCCGCCGGCGCCGTGACCCTGTCCGTGCTGGGCGTGACGACCGCCGGCGGCCCCTGCTGCCGCATCTTCGCGCTGACCGTCCTGGAGTTCCTGCTGCCGCTGCTAGTCATCAGCGTGTTCACCGGGCGCATCGTGTGCGCGCTGTCGCGGCCCGGCCTGCTGCACCAGGGCCGCCAGCGCCGCGTGCGGGCCATGCAGCTGCTGCTCACCGTGCTGGTCATCTTCCTCGTGTGCTTCACACCCTTCCATGCTCGCCAGGTGGCCGTGGCTCTGTGGCCCGGCATGCCACACCACGCCAGCCTCGTGGCCTATCATGTGGCTGTGACCCTCAGCAGCCTCAACAGCTGCATGGACCCCATCGTCTACTGCTTCGTCACCAGCAGCTTCCAGGCCACTGTCCGTGGCCTCTGTGGCCGGCATGGAGCAGAGTGCGAGCCCAACAGCTGTGACGTGGTCAGCGTCCACAAGAGCTCCAAGGGCTCAGCCCACCATCACATCCTCAGGGCCAGAGCTCAGGCCGTCACACAGGCCCTGCCTAACGGGCCTGACGCTTAG